One window of Mangrovibacterium diazotrophicum genomic DNA carries:
- a CDS encoding SDR family NAD(P)-dependent oxidoreductase — MEGLNDKVIVFAGAGGIADGTAKFLGAGGAKIVVGDIVKENAERCVQIVKDAGGDGIAAALDIADEEQVKNLIDLAIAKFGKINGLFNVAANIHPQEVAKDTNPVDIDLDVWQRNIDINLTGYMLTSKYAIPHILKAGGGSIVNTISDAVYAGMPDKLTYSVTKAGIGALTRNIAARFGKQGIRCNAVSPGLVLTEAGLQNSGHLVEMVLQMMPAPRVGKPEDMGSMVSFLLSDLSEWITGQTICVDGGAVMRT, encoded by the coding sequence ATGGAAGGATTAAATGACAAAGTAATCGTGTTTGCAGGTGCTGGCGGAATCGCTGACGGGACCGCTAAATTTTTGGGTGCAGGTGGTGCCAAAATAGTCGTTGGTGATATTGTGAAGGAAAACGCAGAGCGTTGCGTGCAGATCGTAAAAGATGCAGGCGGAGATGGTATAGCGGCGGCGCTTGACATTGCCGATGAAGAACAAGTAAAAAATTTGATCGATCTGGCGATAGCGAAATTTGGTAAAATCAACGGATTGTTTAATGTTGCCGCGAATATTCATCCGCAAGAGGTTGCTAAGGATACGAATCCGGTCGATATTGATCTGGATGTGTGGCAGCGTAACATCGATATCAATCTAACGGGATATATGCTTACTTCCAAATATGCTATTCCTCATATTTTGAAAGCAGGTGGTGGTTCGATTGTCAACACAATATCTGATGCTGTATATGCAGGAATGCCGGACAAGCTTACCTATTCGGTGACAAAGGCGGGTATTGGAGCATTGACGCGAAATATAGCCGCCAGGTTCGGAAAACAAGGTATTCGGTGTAATGCTGTTTCTCCTGGTTTAGTTTTGACCGAGGCTGGCCTCCAAAATTCTGGTCATCTGGTGGAAATGGTCCTGCAAATGATGCCGGCGCCACGTGTAGGCAAGCCGGAAGATATGGGGTCAATGGTATCGTTTCTTCTTTCAGATCTTTCAGAGTGGATCACTGGACAAACAATCTGTGTTGATGGTGGTGCAGTGATGAGAACTTAA
- a CDS encoding efflux RND transporter periplasmic adaptor subunit — translation MKNIIKKTLYLLATILIGVFVFFQLRSNKAETAKVTELATQTGSFYPVKAMIVQMGTMETQIQINGFLQSVTDLDVLAETQGVIKEVFKEKGDFVVKGDIIAQVDDELLAAQLSASKAAYQQLNREVERFTKLHAQNAVTDQKLEEIKLNFESAEASYIAAKRQYDDTKIKAPVGGFIENDFIEKGQYISRNAQICNIIDAKKLKLKVSVSEQDYQHIQLGQKVKISTSVYSNIEFEGEISYIGKKAGFGNTFDADITIINDERNRLKAGMFVTATLTLINSTPGIYIPRKAINGSLKDASVYTIKDGVANLISVTTGNIENDQVEITSGLVSGSQIVTQGNYSIFDGAKVKVMD, via the coding sequence ATGAAAAATATTATAAAAAAGACCCTTTACCTACTTGCGACCATACTGATTGGTGTATTCGTGTTTTTTCAATTGAGATCCAATAAAGCAGAAACCGCCAAAGTCACAGAGTTAGCCACTCAAACAGGTAGCTTTTATCCTGTAAAGGCAATGATCGTTCAAATGGGAACGATGGAAACACAAATTCAAATTAATGGTTTTCTTCAATCGGTAACGGACCTGGACGTACTTGCGGAGACGCAAGGGGTAATTAAAGAAGTCTTCAAAGAGAAAGGCGATTTCGTTGTCAAAGGGGATATTATTGCGCAGGTGGATGATGAACTATTAGCAGCACAGCTCTCGGCTAGCAAAGCAGCTTACCAACAACTTAACAGGGAAGTGGAGCGCTTTACGAAACTTCATGCTCAAAACGCCGTGACAGATCAGAAGCTGGAAGAGATTAAGCTTAATTTCGAATCAGCAGAAGCTTCCTATATTGCCGCAAAGAGGCAATACGATGATACCAAGATTAAAGCCCCTGTAGGGGGATTCATTGAGAATGATTTTATCGAGAAAGGACAGTATATTTCAAGGAATGCGCAGATTTGTAATATCATTGATGCCAAAAAACTGAAACTTAAAGTATCCGTTTCCGAGCAGGATTATCAGCATATTCAATTGGGGCAGAAAGTTAAGATCAGCACCTCTGTTTATTCGAATATCGAATTTGAAGGGGAAATCAGCTATATCGGTAAGAAGGCAGGCTTCGGAAATACCTTCGATGCCGACATTACAATTATCAATGACGAAAGGAACCGTTTAAAGGCCGGGATGTTTGTTACCGCCACGTTGACCCTGATAAATAGTACTCCAGGCATTTATATCCCAAGAAAAGCGATTAACGGGTCTCTGAAAGATGCCTCTGTTTACACAATCAAAGATGGCGTTGCGAATCTAATAAGCGTAACAACCGGGAATATCGAAAATGATCAAGTAGAGATAACTAGTGGTTTAGTTTCCGGTAGCCAGATTGTAACACAAGGTAATTACAGCATTTTTGATGGTGCGAAAGTTAAAGTCATGGACTAA
- a CDS encoding SDR family NAD(P)-dependent oxidoreductase, with translation MKVQNKNIVVTGAGGGMGRQLVLALLNKGAGVAAIDINKEALDETASLAGKNGTNLSCYVLDITNNLAVIETVDVILKQFKTIDGLINNAGIIQAFVGVNELDYDKIDRVFNVNFWGTLYLTKAFLPHLLTRPEAHIVNVSSMGGFMSFPTQTIYGASKAAVKILTEGLYAELKDSAVRVTVIHPGAIATNITVNSGLAGPAVDAGNSKNEGMALSPVIAADLIIKAMEKNKFRATIGKDAWVLDKLYRLSPKIATNFIGKMMKKSLARQGS, from the coding sequence ATGAAAGTTCAGAATAAGAACATTGTTGTTACCGGCGCTGGTGGAGGAATGGGACGCCAGTTGGTGTTAGCGTTGCTAAATAAAGGTGCTGGGGTCGCGGCTATTGACATTAATAAAGAGGCTTTGGATGAAACGGCATCACTTGCAGGCAAGAATGGTACGAATCTGAGTTGTTATGTACTTGATATTACAAATAATCTTGCTGTCATAGAGACGGTTGATGTTATTTTGAAACAGTTTAAAACAATTGATGGCTTGATCAATAATGCAGGTATAATTCAAGCATTTGTTGGTGTAAATGAGCTTGATTACGATAAAATTGATCGTGTTTTCAATGTCAACTTCTGGGGCACCCTTTATCTCACGAAGGCTTTCTTACCCCATCTGTTGACAAGGCCTGAGGCTCACATCGTGAATGTGTCGAGCATGGGAGGTTTTATGTCGTTTCCAACACAAACGATCTACGGAGCTTCAAAGGCGGCAGTAAAAATTCTTACTGAAGGACTATATGCAGAGTTAAAGGATTCAGCAGTCAGGGTGACTGTTATACATCCGGGAGCAATTGCAACCAATATAACAGTAAACTCAGGGTTAGCTGGGCCTGCCGTTGATGCCGGGAATTCCAAGAATGAAGGTATGGCTTTATCACCCGTGATCGCAGCTGATCTTATCATAAAGGCAATGGAAAAGAATAAATTTAGAGCTACCATTGGGAAAGATGCTTGGGTATTGGATAAGCTTTATCGTCTATCCCCCAAAATAGCCACCAATTTTATCGGTAAAATGATGAAGAAGAGCCTTGCCCGCCAAGGATCGTAA
- a CDS encoding TolC family protein, which produces MTFKKLNLTISLVLLVCFHAFSQDLQKMDINRLLKFATENNYELREAKFKKVQSELTVKETKANGLPKVDGEMDYKNYLSLPTIILPGSLTGVAGAPDIESQFGKIHNLDASIQYSQLLFSLKYIDAVKTTKKVLQIRELEVDKSEEELVQLLYSEYYNLLAIYKNLDIIEGNMESLKLNRENVAALVSGGLALQTDLDKIDVNYANLEASRENVLAGIDVQTNNIKYIIGMEPDIALEIDTTGFEQQFSNAKFIDRYGEDSLDVNNLIEVELLNKNLELNEAQIKLAKAEATPTIAFYGSYMYQAQRDEFNLFNFDEKWFKVSLIGVRATIPIFAGFSNRAKISSAKIDMEITHDKLAKAKQGLNLQYQNALMSYHTSIKNCRIQSKNVALSERVKKQEEVKYKEGIGTLTDYLISESDYRNAQINFVQNFLNMKKAEIDLLKAKGLLKSFANID; this is translated from the coding sequence ATGACGTTCAAAAAATTAAACCTAACTATCTCACTGGTACTGCTCGTTTGTTTTCATGCGTTCTCTCAGGATTTGCAGAAGATGGATATTAATAGACTGCTGAAATTTGCTACCGAAAACAACTACGAGCTCAGGGAAGCAAAATTCAAGAAAGTCCAAAGTGAATTGACCGTCAAGGAAACCAAAGCTAACGGTTTACCCAAGGTAGATGGTGAAATGGACTACAAGAATTACTTAAGTCTTCCTACCATTATTCTTCCAGGAAGCCTTACTGGAGTGGCTGGAGCCCCGGATATTGAATCCCAGTTCGGTAAGATTCATAATCTGGATGCTTCTATTCAGTATTCGCAGCTTCTGTTTTCACTCAAGTATATTGACGCCGTAAAGACAACAAAAAAAGTACTGCAAATAAGAGAGCTTGAAGTAGATAAGTCTGAAGAAGAACTGGTACAGCTACTCTATTCCGAATATTATAACCTACTGGCAATTTATAAAAACCTGGATATAATAGAGGGGAACATGGAGTCTCTAAAATTGAATCGGGAAAATGTTGCTGCCCTCGTTTCCGGGGGACTGGCTTTGCAGACTGACTTAGATAAAATTGACGTCAATTATGCGAATCTCGAAGCTAGTCGGGAAAATGTGCTGGCCGGTATCGATGTCCAAACCAATAATATCAAATATATTATTGGAATGGAACCAGACATAGCGCTGGAAATAGATACAACTGGGTTTGAACAGCAATTTAGTAATGCAAAATTTATTGATCGTTATGGTGAGGACTCACTTGACGTGAACAACTTAATCGAAGTTGAGCTACTAAATAAGAATTTAGAATTAAACGAAGCTCAGATAAAACTGGCCAAGGCAGAAGCAACTCCGACGATTGCATTTTATGGCAGTTATATGTATCAGGCTCAAAGAGATGAATTTAACCTGTTTAATTTTGATGAAAAGTGGTTTAAAGTGAGCCTGATTGGGGTCCGTGCTACGATACCAATTTTTGCTGGATTTAGTAACCGGGCGAAAATTAGTAGTGCCAAAATTGATATGGAGATAACGCACGATAAACTGGCCAAAGCAAAGCAAGGACTCAATCTACAGTACCAAAATGCTTTGATGAGCTACCATACCAGTATCAAGAATTGTCGCATTCAGAGTAAGAATGTTGCGTTATCCGAACGGGTTAAAAAGCAGGAAGAGGTCAAGTACAAAGAAGGAATCGGAACGCTTACAGACTATTTAATTTCAGAAAGCGATTATCGCAACGCACAAATCAACTTCGTCCAGAATTTCCTCAATATGAAAAAGGCAGAAATTGACCTTTTGAAAGCAAAAGGACTCTTGAAATCATTCGCTAACATCGACTAA